In the Streptomyces sp. f51 genome, one interval contains:
- a CDS encoding SpoIIE family protein phosphatase — protein sequence MNAATPLMVVDGAGVVVRWSRRAREIWLRSDSEAVGRTALAMVTRDIGDSGSGEDSRSGPLVIHDVDGNPVDLRVQVVPLSDGLVAWGVYEADPGDARHGMPTAVFDILHANTHEAFLVLDPALRVLSVNEAACSLCGVTADKALDRPVGEVCRLSRPQEFEDLLRAVLADGTSVTDHTVRLDPGDGSSRERFVNVSAFPLRDARGVVVSMTDVTQSLRSKRRLDALGSVRERVGRSLDVVTTCQELVDALVPGFADIAVVEVVDAVVRGEDPPLSPLGRDIPLRRAAFRIEGPVDRAQAHPVGDVRAVPTPTPYSQVLSDLRPRTVTLDSGAPWLDADPERARAIRASGARVLLTTPLALRGAVLGLLSLYRVGPHDAFDENDLTVADELASHTALSLDNARRYTREHTVAAALQRHLLPPEPPSRTAIEFAPLHVPSDVGAGTWYDAFGLPGARTALAIGEVGGSGIDAATAMGQIRTVIHSLAALDLDPDELLARLNDAVVRLAQERAALPSSDPLRGQPLRAGCVYAIHDPLQETCVMASAGHPAPLVAHPGGLVEVPQIPTGPLLGSRDGPPFATASVPVPHGSVLALRTTSFPAPDGPGTDPADPLRVALTRLDRPLAELRDDVLYRLRDTAGLRDVLLLLARTRTFPPDRVATWSLDFEPTAAATARHHARDRLRVWRVGEETAYATELIVSELVTNALRYGAAPIRLRLVKDTTLTCEVRDAGGAAPRLRHARTADEGGRGLFICAQLSHNWGIRYSARGKTIWTEQTLP from the coding sequence GTGAACGCCGCCACTCCGCTGATGGTCGTCGACGGCGCGGGCGTCGTCGTCCGGTGGAGCCGCAGGGCACGCGAGATCTGGCTGCGCTCGGACTCCGAGGCGGTGGGCCGCACCGCCCTCGCCATGGTCACCCGCGACATCGGAGACTCCGGATCCGGCGAGGATTCCCGGTCCGGGCCCCTGGTCATCCACGACGTCGACGGAAACCCGGTCGACCTGCGGGTCCAGGTGGTGCCGCTGTCCGACGGCCTGGTCGCCTGGGGCGTCTACGAGGCGGACCCCGGCGACGCCCGCCACGGCATGCCGACCGCCGTCTTCGACATCCTGCACGCCAACACGCACGAGGCGTTCCTCGTCCTGGACCCGGCGCTGCGCGTCCTCAGCGTCAACGAGGCGGCCTGCTCGCTCTGCGGGGTCACGGCGGACAAGGCCCTGGACCGGCCCGTCGGCGAGGTGTGCCGGCTCTCCCGCCCGCAGGAGTTCGAGGACCTCCTGCGGGCGGTCCTCGCGGACGGCACGTCCGTCACCGACCACACCGTACGGCTCGATCCCGGGGACGGTTCGTCGCGGGAGCGCTTCGTGAACGTCTCGGCGTTCCCGCTGAGGGACGCGCGCGGTGTGGTGGTCTCCATGACCGACGTGACGCAGAGCCTGCGGTCCAAGAGGCGGCTGGACGCGCTCGGTTCGGTGCGCGAACGGGTGGGCCGGAGCCTGGACGTCGTCACGACCTGCCAGGAGCTGGTGGACGCACTGGTGCCCGGCTTCGCCGACATCGCGGTGGTCGAGGTGGTCGACGCGGTGGTCCGCGGCGAGGACCCTCCGCTCAGTCCCCTCGGGCGCGACATCCCGCTGCGCCGCGCGGCCTTCCGTATCGAGGGCCCCGTCGACCGGGCGCAGGCCCATCCCGTCGGCGACGTGCGGGCCGTGCCGACGCCGACGCCGTACTCGCAGGTCCTCAGCGATCTCCGACCGCGCACCGTCACGCTGGACAGCGGTGCCCCCTGGCTGGACGCCGATCCCGAGCGGGCCCGCGCCATCCGCGCCTCGGGCGCCCGGGTGCTGCTCACCACACCGCTGGCCCTGCGGGGCGCCGTACTCGGGCTGCTCAGCCTCTATCGCGTGGGACCGCACGACGCCTTCGACGAGAACGATCTCACCGTCGCCGACGAACTGGCCTCGCACACCGCGCTGAGCCTCGACAACGCCCGCCGCTACACCCGCGAGCACACCGTCGCGGCGGCGCTGCAACGCCATCTGCTGCCTCCGGAGCCTCCCTCGCGGACGGCCATCGAGTTCGCCCCGCTGCACGTCCCCTCCGACGTGGGAGCGGGCACCTGGTACGACGCCTTCGGTCTGCCCGGGGCCCGCACCGCCCTGGCGATCGGGGAGGTCGGCGGAAGCGGCATCGACGCCGCCACCGCCATGGGCCAGATCCGTACGGTGATCCACTCGCTCGCGGCGCTGGACCTGGATCCCGACGAACTGCTCGCCCGCCTCAACGACGCCGTCGTACGGCTCGCCCAGGAACGGGCGGCCCTGCCGTCGAGCGACCCGCTCCGCGGCCAGCCGCTCAGGGCCGGATGCGTCTACGCGATCCACGATCCGCTCCAGGAGACCTGTGTCATGGCCTCCGCCGGCCATCCCGCTCCCCTCGTGGCACATCCCGGGGGCCTGGTGGAGGTCCCGCAGATCCCCACGGGTCCGCTGCTGGGCAGCCGGGACGGACCGCCGTTCGCCACCGCCTCCGTCCCCGTGCCGCACGGCAGCGTCCTGGCCCTGCGCACCACGTCGTTCCCGGCCCCCGACGGTCCCGGCACCGACCCGGCGGACCCGCTGCGCGTGGCGCTGACCCGGCTGGACCGCCCCCTCGCCGAGCTGCGGGACGACGTGCTCTACAGGCTGCGCGACACGGCGGGCCTGCGCGACGTCCTCCTCCTGCTGGCCCGCACACGGACCTTTCCGCCGGACCGGGTCGCCACCTGGTCCCTGGACTTCGAGCCCACGGCCGCGGCGACCGCACGCCACCACGCCCGGGACCGGCTCCGCGTGTGGCGGGTGGGCGAAGAGACCGCCTACGCCACCGAGTTGATCGTCAGCGAACT
- a CDS encoding HAMP domain-containing sensor histidine kinase, with protein MRLSTRIALAVGASVPVLVLATGWLLLRLVAVDLHDEQDTHLRRSAAAVAKDARGLLRASAAERSAAVERTRERRLFTSALDVGIRLVGPSETFTGGPQPDESAALPASAPVPVTLRTGGHSWRILSKPVSGTRPGVRGTLWLFAPDTAADTQLRLVRRRVVMVALLAAPLSGLLAGAVAGRASRPLRRLRDSASGLDPRTTSARLDHSPARIAEVDDLAHTLQTVLSRYDEQAARTEEALATARSFASAAAHELRTPLMSMQTNLEILTEHPALPAADRDEVLGDLRLEHARLLGLLVMLRELGRGDLVEADAFGPVDLADVVEASVREQRRRHPLAHIITHCPPGPRVHGWEPGLRTVLDNLLTNALVHGGCADGRPARIEVTLYASGDRAVLLVDDRGPGIAPGRRATVFGRFERRPDSPGSGLGLTLVAQQIDLHRGRVRVLDGPDGTGTRIEVVLPLRDGGSGPEATLPAQRNWVIATAGARPQEFHKEGS; from the coding sequence ATGAGGCTCTCCACCCGCATCGCCCTGGCCGTCGGCGCGAGCGTGCCGGTCCTGGTGCTGGCCACCGGCTGGCTGCTGCTGCGGCTGGTCGCGGTGGATCTACACGACGAGCAGGACACGCACCTGCGCCGGAGCGCGGCGGCGGTGGCGAAGGACGCCCGCGGGCTGCTGCGCGCGAGTGCCGCGGAGCGGTCGGCCGCGGTCGAACGCACCCGTGAGAGGCGGCTGTTCACCTCCGCCCTGGACGTCGGGATCCGGCTGGTCGGCCCGTCGGAGACGTTCACGGGCGGCCCGCAGCCCGACGAGTCGGCGGCGCTTCCCGCGAGCGCGCCGGTGCCGGTCACGCTGCGGACCGGCGGACACTCCTGGCGGATCCTGTCCAAGCCGGTGTCCGGCACCAGGCCCGGAGTGCGCGGCACCCTCTGGCTCTTCGCGCCCGACACCGCCGCCGACACCCAACTGCGCCTGGTGCGACGGCGCGTGGTGATGGTGGCGCTGCTCGCCGCGCCGCTGTCGGGGCTGCTCGCCGGTGCGGTCGCCGGACGCGCGAGCCGTCCGTTGCGGCGGCTGCGGGACAGCGCGAGCGGTCTCGATCCGCGGACGACGTCCGCGCGCCTGGACCACTCGCCGGCCCGGATCGCCGAGGTCGACGATCTGGCGCACACCCTCCAGACGGTACTGAGCCGCTACGACGAACAGGCGGCGAGGACGGAGGAGGCGCTCGCGACCGCCCGTTCGTTCGCCTCGGCCGCCGCGCACGAACTGCGCACCCCGCTGATGAGCATGCAGACCAATCTGGAGATCCTCACCGAGCATCCGGCCCTTCCGGCCGCCGACCGCGACGAGGTCCTCGGCGACCTGCGTCTCGAACACGCCCGGCTGCTGGGCCTGTTGGTCATGCTGCGCGAACTCGGCCGCGGCGACCTGGTCGAGGCGGACGCGTTCGGTCCCGTGGACCTCGCGGACGTCGTCGAGGCGAGCGTGCGGGAGCAGCGGCGACGCCATCCGCTCGCGCACATCATCACGCACTGTCCGCCGGGGCCGCGGGTCCACGGCTGGGAGCCGGGACTGCGCACGGTCCTGGACAATCTCCTCACCAACGCGCTCGTGCACGGAGGGTGTGCCGACGGACGCCCCGCCCGCATCGAGGTCACGCTGTACGCGAGCGGCGACCGCGCCGTCCTGCTCGTGGACGACCGGGGACCGGGTATCGCGCCCGGGCGGCGGGCCACGGTGTTCGGGCGCTTCGAGCGCCGGCCGGACAGTCCGGGGTCGGGTCTCGGGCTCACGTTGGTCGCCCAGCAGATCGACCTGCACCGGGGCCGTGTCCGTGTCCTCGACGGGCCGGACGGGACGGGGACGCGGATCGAGGTCGTGCTGCCACTGCGGGACGGCGGGTCCGGCCCGGAGGCGACGCTTCCGGCGCAGCGCAACTGGGTGATCGCGACCGCCGGTGCCCGGCCACAAGAATTCCACAAAGAGGGCTCCTAG
- a CDS encoding response regulator transcription factor → MGGDRGRVLVVDDDAAIRRSLERGLRLGGFTVDLADDGRPALDIARRTPPDAIVLDISMPGLSGIEVCRTLREEDNDVPVLMLSALDETADRIAGLQAGGDDYLVKPFALQELVLRLQALLRRRPPRDTDLVRVGGLCLDPAARTVDLDGRRLDLTRREFELLHVLARNAGIVLTRDQLLDRVWGYDFDVRTDAVDTFVSYLRRKLEAAGRARIIHTVRGVGFVLRDDGPEGGR, encoded by the coding sequence ATGGGCGGAGACCGGGGCCGGGTCCTCGTCGTCGACGACGACGCGGCGATACGGCGGTCACTCGAACGCGGGCTGCGGCTGGGCGGGTTCACCGTGGATCTCGCCGACGACGGGCGGCCCGCGCTGGACATCGCCCGGCGCACCCCGCCGGACGCGATCGTGCTGGACATCTCCATGCCCGGGCTCAGCGGGATCGAGGTGTGCCGGACGCTGCGCGAGGAGGACAACGACGTACCCGTGCTGATGCTCTCCGCGCTCGACGAGACCGCCGACCGGATAGCCGGGCTCCAGGCCGGTGGGGACGACTATCTGGTGAAGCCGTTCGCCCTCCAGGAGCTGGTGCTGCGGCTCCAGGCGCTGCTGCGGCGCCGTCCGCCGAGGGACACCGACCTCGTACGGGTGGGCGGGCTGTGTCTGGATCCCGCGGCGCGCACGGTGGACCTGGACGGACGCCGACTCGACCTGACTCGGCGGGAGTTCGAGCTGCTGCACGTCCTCGCGCGCAACGCGGGCATCGTCCTCACCCGTGACCAGCTCCTCGACCGGGTCTGGGGGTACGACTTCGACGTGCGCACCGACGCGGTGGACACGTTCGTGAGCTATCTGCGGCGCAAGCTGGAGGCGGCGGGCCGGGCCCGGATCATCCACACCGTCCGGGGCGTGGGCTTCGTGCTGCGCGACGACGGGCCGGAGGGCGGACGATGA
- a CDS encoding M48 family metalloprotease translates to MRRPPPLRTARLLRTARPRQTARSWGPPPWLWLTLALFLAQLPALLGHAVDVGTGLDPSGAAGRGPLVTAVLGLVQLLPQFFLLAAVLALLAPRTRCRVVERRYGLLAPDHPLMAPPAPGSRDPRPAPHFSAEMAAFVQEHAPGARLRLSTRDGLSARVYPGGPRTARIGVFAPLVHLWQTDTEAARAVLLHEIGHLRRGEHHVAGLGSPFTTLVRVWPYVLAVFVVLPVTLLFVTGNATAVLTLAEVVLVLCGVPKVLLLVVAALWSAELGADRFAARAAGADTVVRALHRLEKGDHGGLARLHHPPVGMRVRCVRRAETTRVRLLLTLLWPLALLAQSVLTMLGAFPAYVLLGASADRAARQVLALAHESLAGQPAWWATLAVVLVRPLVAVTRPAGRDPSAPARAATVHTAAVLLPALLLLVGLLPLASRPAGGVFADEPAGPAAPAPRTPGGATGTGTGTGTRSDAGSGATACPSRSAPPDPSRPPGLPAFAPGKQPSSGGGPSRGPRTFRTLAVTSAEPLSGTRSQAQEVAARLRGARWTLRGDGTLAADLPEVPVLRTTSVDATTRLLTGKRTRHTDVGATTTWMDARLTGAGPTVGLELVRAATGVTRAVVDCREFTATSSTAQRLSLTLGNG, encoded by the coding sequence ATGAGAAGGCCGCCGCCGCTCCGGACCGCCCGTCTGCTCCGGACCGCCCGTCCGCGCCAGACCGCCCGTTCCTGGGGGCCGCCGCCCTGGCTGTGGCTGACCCTTGCGCTCTTCCTCGCCCAGCTTCCCGCGCTGCTCGGACACGCCGTGGACGTGGGTACGGGACTCGACCCGTCCGGCGCGGCCGGACGCGGCCCCTTGGTGACCGCGGTGCTCGGCCTGGTCCAGCTCCTGCCCCAGTTCTTCCTGCTCGCGGCGGTCCTCGCGCTCCTCGCACCGCGGACGCGCTGCCGCGTCGTCGAGCGTCGGTACGGCCTCCTGGCCCCCGACCACCCGCTCATGGCGCCGCCCGCGCCGGGGAGCCGTGACCCGAGGCCCGCACCGCACTTCTCCGCCGAGATGGCGGCGTTCGTCCAGGAACACGCGCCGGGCGCCCGGCTCCGCCTGAGCACACGGGACGGACTCTCCGCCCGCGTCTATCCGGGCGGCCCGCGCACCGCCCGGATCGGTGTCTTCGCCCCGCTCGTCCATCTGTGGCAGACGGACACCGAGGCGGCGCGAGCGGTGCTCCTGCACGAGATCGGCCATCTGCGCCGGGGAGAACACCATGTCGCCGGGCTCGGGAGTCCCTTCACCACCCTGGTCCGCGTCTGGCCGTACGTCCTCGCGGTCTTCGTCGTCCTTCCCGTCACCCTGCTGTTCGTCACCGGCAACGCGACCGCGGTCCTGACGCTCGCCGAGGTCGTCCTGGTCCTGTGCGGGGTGCCCAAGGTGCTGCTCCTCGTGGTGGCGGCGCTGTGGTCGGCCGAGCTGGGCGCGGACCGCTTCGCGGCCCGGGCGGCCGGCGCCGACACCGTCGTACGCGCCCTGCACCGCCTGGAGAAGGGCGACCACGGAGGTCTCGCCCGGCTCCACCACCCGCCGGTCGGGATGCGTGTCCGGTGCGTCCGGCGAGCGGAGACCACCCGGGTCCGGCTTCTGCTGACGCTGCTGTGGCCCCTGGCGCTGCTCGCGCAGTCGGTCCTGACGATGCTGGGGGCGTTTCCCGCGTACGTGCTGCTGGGCGCGTCGGCCGACCGGGCCGCCCGCCAGGTCCTCGCACTGGCCCACGAGTCGCTGGCGGGGCAGCCCGCGTGGTGGGCCACCCTCGCCGTCGTGCTGGTCCGGCCGCTGGTGGCCGTGACCCGGCCCGCCGGGCGGGACCCGTCCGCGCCGGCCCGGGCCGCGACGGTCCACACGGCAGCCGTCCTCCTCCCGGCCCTTCTGCTCCTCGTCGGCCTGCTGCCCCTGGCCTCCCGTCCGGCGGGCGGTGTCTTCGCCGACGAACCGGCGGGGCCGGCCGCCCCGGCCCCACGGACACCCGGCGGCGCAACCGGAACCGGAACGGGAACGGGAACCCGCAGCGATGCCGGGTCCGGGGCGACCGCGTGTCCCAGCCGTTCCGCGCCGCCCGATCCGAGCCGTCCGCCGGGCCTGCCGGCCTTCGCACCCGGGAAGCAGCCCTCGTCCGGTGGTGGTCCCTCGCGCGGCCCGCGCACCTTCCGCACGCTCGCCGTCACCTCCGCCGAGCCCCTCTCGGGAACCCGTTCCCAGGCACAGGAGGTGGCCGCCCGGCTGCGCGGTGCCCGCTGGACACTGCGCGGCGACGGCACGCTGGCGGCCGACCTGCCCGAGGTCCCCGTCCTGCGCACCACGTCGGTCGACGCCACGACACGCCTGCTGACCGGGAAGCGCACGCGCCACACGGACGTCGGCGCGACGACGACCTGGATGGACGCCCGTCTGACGGGCGCCGGTCCGACGGTCGGGCTGGAGCTCGTCCGGGCCGCGACCGGGGTCACCCGGGCCGTGGTCGACTGCCGGGAGTTCACCGCGACGTCGAGCACCGCGCAACGCCTGTCCCTGACCTTGGGAAACGGCTAG
- a CDS encoding DUF4232 domain-containing protein codes for MQYGTHFGPRVRGAALAMAAMSAATLLMTACQPGPDSAGSAASPSGTAKKPSATSSGTPASAAPSGGTGASAEPAGDHTTKAPASVPATATPVPKVKTCASESLKAFMYQAAVRPPGTGTGAAIVEFTNMSGAKCALQGYPTVAGAANGSPEKNHPLTVTRSGPSSRVVLAPAAKAWVKLTFVQVQGEADGYCVSGATPVSYPTLVVGLPDSGATQLALEDGVLAECDNKVTVTAVTASKPS; via the coding sequence ATGCAGTACGGGACGCATTTCGGGCCGCGTGTCCGCGGAGCCGCGCTGGCCATGGCGGCCATGTCGGCGGCCACGCTTCTGATGACCGCCTGCCAGCCGGGCCCGGACAGCGCGGGCTCCGCCGCCTCGCCGTCGGGCACCGCGAAGAAGCCGTCGGCCACGTCCTCGGGCACCCCGGCGTCCGCCGCGCCGTCCGGCGGTACGGGTGCCTCGGCCGAGCCCGCGGGCGACCACACCACGAAGGCGCCGGCATCGGTGCCGGCGACCGCGACGCCGGTGCCGAAGGTGAAGACCTGTGCGTCGGAGTCCCTGAAGGCGTTCATGTACCAGGCCGCTGTACGGCCCCCGGGCACCGGAACGGGTGCCGCGATCGTCGAGTTCACCAACATGTCCGGGGCGAAGTGCGCCCTTCAGGGGTACCCGACCGTCGCGGGCGCGGCCAACGGCTCCCCCGAGAAGAACCACCCGCTGACCGTGACCCGGTCGGGCCCCTCGTCCCGGGTGGTGCTCGCCCCCGCCGCCAAGGCATGGGTCAAGCTGACGTTCGTCCAGGTCCAGGGCGAGGCCGACGGCTACTGCGTGTCCGGGGCGACCCCGGTCTCGTACCCGACCCTGGTGGTGGGTCTGCCCGACAGCGGAGCGACCCAACTCGCCCTGGAGGACGGGGTGCTGGCCGAGTGCGACAACAAGGTGACGGTCACCGCGGTCACCGCGTCGAAGCCTTCCTGA
- the rpmG gene encoding 50S ribosomal protein L33 has protein sequence MARSTARPVVTLRSTAGTGATYVTRKNRGNDPDRLVLRKYDPQAGRHVAFREER, from the coding sequence ATGGCACGCAGTACCGCGCGCCCCGTCGTCACGCTGAGGTCGACGGCCGGGACCGGCGCCACGTACGTGACGCGCAAGAACCGCGGCAACGACCCCGACCGGCTCGTGCTGCGCAAGTACGACCCGCAGGCGGGCAGGCACGTCGCGTTCCGGGAGGAGCGCTGA
- a CDS encoding type B 50S ribosomal protein L31 has translation MRPHIHPESRPVVFRDRAAGVAFLTRSTAHSSETVAWEDGAVHPVVDVEISSASHPFYTGTSRVLDTAGRVERFERRYGRTAPNRH, from the coding sequence ATGAGGCCTCACATCCACCCCGAATCCCGACCGGTGGTCTTCCGGGACCGCGCCGCGGGCGTCGCGTTCCTGACGCGGTCCACCGCGCACTCCAGCGAGACGGTCGCATGGGAGGACGGCGCGGTGCACCCGGTCGTCGACGTGGAGATCTCGTCGGCGAGCCATCCGTTCTACACCGGGACCTCGCGGGTCCTGGACACCGCCGGCCGGGTGGAGCGCTTCGAGCGCCGCTACGGCCGCACCGCGCCGAACCGGCACTGA
- the ykgO gene encoding type B 50S ribosomal protein L36 yields the protein MKVRKSLRSLKSKPGAQVVRRRGVVFVVNKKNPRLKARQG from the coding sequence ATGAAGGTACGCAAGTCACTGCGCTCGCTGAAGTCCAAGCCGGGGGCCCAGGTGGTCCGCAGGCGGGGCGTGGTCTTCGTCGTGAACAAGAAGAACCCGCGGCTGAAGGCCCGTCAGGGCTGA
- a CDS encoding GPP34 family phosphoprotein: protein MTTAKDLFIITMDKEPERSVGQGDLSLALAGAEVIDLLAGEVITLDGDRMTPARQPATDDRLLGEAASSLVRQVPYERVEDWLWRRGRDLAKAYQTDLEQAGQLTRQRRSRLPFGGERMELVDSPARSRAMHRWAADEPVLAALAEVVGIPADQTDDTSSVEDEAVTTVLVAVHDAVMELEAVRQRRAIENAAFANIWRGA, encoded by the coding sequence GTGACCACGGCCAAGGACTTGTTCATCATCACGATGGACAAGGAACCGGAACGTTCTGTGGGCCAGGGCGACCTGTCGCTCGCCCTGGCCGGAGCCGAGGTGATCGACCTCCTCGCCGGCGAGGTCATCACCCTGGACGGGGACCGGATGACACCGGCGCGGCAGCCCGCGACGGACGACCGGCTGCTGGGTGAGGCGGCGTCCTCGCTCGTGCGGCAGGTCCCGTACGAGCGGGTCGAGGACTGGCTCTGGCGCCGGGGGCGGGACCTGGCCAAGGCCTATCAGACCGACCTCGAACAGGCGGGTCAGCTCACCCGGCAGCGGCGGAGCAGGCTGCCCTTCGGCGGCGAGCGCATGGAGTTGGTGGACTCGCCGGCCCGCAGCCGGGCGATGCACCGCTGGGCGGCCGACGAGCCCGTCCTCGCCGCGCTCGCCGAGGTCGTCGGAATCCCCGCCGACCAGACCGACGACACCTCCTCCGTCGAGGACGAGGCGGTGACCACCGTCCTGGTCGCCGTGCACGACGCGGTGATGGAACTGGAGGCCGTCCGCCAGCGCCGGGCCATCGAGAACGCGGCGTTCGCCAACATCTGGCGCGGCGCCTGA
- a CDS encoding LacI family DNA-binding transcriptional regulator — MRQRVTMSDVARAAGVSSATVSYVLSGKRPVTDETREAVESAIDRLGFSLNPVARSLRTGKSTMVALVVPDIANPFYALLARSIQDELRGRGYHVLVSSTGARRDEEEALLQEAVHQRFAGVVMTPFRLATDAFDGLRGAGIPAVVSADVPFGDVDLVTPDADGAVREALDHVAATGRRRIGVIAGPLDAAGGDPRLERVRRHAAEAGLRIAPEHIVHGEHTREAGAEGFERLMRAGLRPEAVLCGNDITAVGAMDTAERLGLDIPGDVSLVGHDDIEFASLVRPRLTTIRYPAREVGRVAAGLLLEQIDGRTARRTVRVGAVFVPRGSV; from the coding sequence ATGCGGCAGCGGGTGACCATGAGCGACGTGGCGCGAGCCGCGGGAGTCTCGTCCGCCACCGTCTCGTACGTACTGAGCGGAAAACGCCCGGTCACCGACGAAACGCGCGAAGCGGTCGAATCCGCCATCGACCGGCTCGGTTTCAGCCTCAACCCCGTCGCCCGGAGCCTGCGGACGGGCAAGTCCACCATGGTCGCCCTCGTCGTTCCGGACATCGCCAACCCCTTCTACGCGCTGCTCGCCCGCTCGATACAGGACGAACTGCGCGGCCGGGGCTACCACGTCCTGGTGAGCAGCACGGGGGCGCGGCGGGACGAGGAGGAGGCGCTGCTCCAGGAAGCGGTGCACCAGCGGTTCGCCGGCGTGGTGATGACGCCCTTCCGCCTCGCGACCGACGCCTTCGACGGGCTGCGCGGCGCGGGGATCCCGGCGGTGGTCAGCGCCGACGTCCCGTTCGGCGACGTCGATCTGGTGACTCCCGATGCCGACGGCGCGGTCCGTGAGGCGCTGGACCACGTGGCGGCGACCGGCCGGCGGCGCATCGGTGTCATCGCCGGGCCGCTGGACGCCGCGGGGGGCGATCCCCGCCTGGAACGTGTGCGGCGGCACGCGGCCGAGGCGGGGCTGCGCATCGCGCCGGAGCACATCGTCCACGGCGAGCACACGCGCGAGGCGGGGGCGGAGGGCTTCGAGCGGCTGATGCGCGCCGGGCTCCGGCCCGAGGCGGTGCTGTGCGGCAACGACATCACGGCTGTCGGCGCTATGGACACGGCCGAGCGCCTGGGGCTCGACATCCCCGGCGATGTGTCACTGGTGGGGCACGACGACATCGAGTTCGCCTCGCTCGTGCGGCCGCGTCTGACCACCATCCGCTACCCGGCGCGCGAGGTGGGCCGGGTGGCGGCCGGGCTGCTGCTGGAGCAGATCGACGGCCGGACGGCGAGAAGGACCGTGCGGGTCGGCGCGGTCTTCGTGCCGCGCGGCTCGGTCTGA
- a CDS encoding ABC transporter substrate-binding protein — MYLPLSGPSAPTPSRRTLLRGIGGAAVLGAGIPLLSACGSSGTASDPKTVTVGSNASDAVPKKAFADVYAAYKKQSGITVDVNTKDHNTFQEQINSYLQGTPDDVFNWFAGYRMQFFAAKKLATPIDDVWAKIGDNFPDAMKKLSKGEDGKYYFVPMTTYPWAVFYRKSVFQQHGYKVPTTWDELVALCKQMKKDKLVPIAFGDKDAWPAMGTFDQINFRLNGYDFHVQLMAGKASWTDAKVKAAFDHWAELLPYHQDGFMGRTWQDAAQTLVAKKAGMYLLGTFVAQQFTNKADLDDLDFFPFPEINSAYGQDTVEAPTDGLMVSKAPKNHDGVLKLLEYMGSPAAEELYLKGDPSVVAASSKADTSAYSALQKKAFDMIGGAKSLTQFMDRDSRPDFTSTVMQPGLQKFLQNPKDVDSLLSSIERQKKQIFATA, encoded by the coding sequence ATGTACCTTCCCCTCTCGGGTCCGTCCGCCCCGACCCCCAGCCGTCGCACCCTGCTCCGCGGAATCGGCGGCGCGGCCGTCCTCGGCGCCGGCATACCCCTGCTGAGCGCCTGCGGCAGCAGCGGCACGGCGTCGGACCCCAAGACGGTCACGGTCGGCTCCAACGCGTCCGACGCCGTGCCGAAGAAGGCCTTCGCCGACGTCTACGCGGCCTACAAGAAGCAGTCCGGCATCACGGTCGACGTCAACACGAAGGACCACAACACCTTCCAGGAGCAGATCAACTCGTATCTGCAAGGCACCCCGGACGACGTCTTCAACTGGTTCGCCGGCTACCGCATGCAGTTCTTCGCGGCCAAGAAGCTCGCGACGCCCATCGACGACGTGTGGGCCAAGATCGGGGACAACTTCCCCGACGCGATGAAGAAGCTCAGCAAGGGCGAGGACGGCAAGTACTACTTCGTGCCGATGACCACGTACCCGTGGGCGGTCTTCTACCGCAAGAGCGTCTTCCAGCAGCACGGCTACAAGGTCCCCACCACCTGGGACGAACTCGTCGCCCTGTGCAAGCAGATGAAGAAGGACAAGCTCGTCCCGATCGCCTTCGGCGACAAGGACGCCTGGCCCGCGATGGGCACCTTCGACCAGATCAACTTCCGCCTCAACGGCTACGACTTCCACGTCCAGCTCATGGCGGGCAAGGCATCCTGGACCGACGCCAAGGTCAAGGCCGCCTTCGACCACTGGGCCGAACTCCTCCCGTACCACCAGGACGGCTTCATGGGCCGCACCTGGCAGGACGCGGCCCAGACACTGGTGGCCAAGAAGGCCGGCATGTACCTCCTCGGCACCTTCGTGGCCCAGCAGTTCACCAACAAGGCCGACCTGGACGACCTCGACTTCTTCCCCTTCCCGGAGATCAACTCCGCGTACGGGCAGGACACCGTGGAGGCGCCCACCGACGGTCTCATGGTCAGCAAGGCCCCCAAGAACCACGACGGCGTCCTCAAGCTCCTGGAGTACATGGGCAGTCCGGCCGCGGAGGAGCTCTACCTCAAGGGCGACCCGAGCGTGGTGGCCGCCTCCAGCAAGGCCGACACCTCCGCGTACTCGGCGCTCCAGAAGAAGGCGTTCGACATGATCGGGGGTGCCAAGTCCCTGACCCAGTTCATGGACCGCGACTCCCGCCCGGACTTCACCTCCACGGTGATGCAGCCCGGACTCCAGAAGTTCCTCCAGAACCCCAAGGACGTGGACAGTCTGCTGTCCTCGATCGAGCGCCAGAAGAAGCAGATCTTCGCGACCGCGTGA